In a single window of the bacterium genome:
- a CDS encoding flagellar assembly protein FliW, producing MVQIKTTRFGDMEIDEDRGFRIVGGLLGFPNSTRFILFEHDEESPFKWLQSMDEAHVAFVVTQPLVFFPDYRVHIRKEELSQLGTEDINDAEIMVICSLHSQIHEMTANLQGPIVVNVAKRVGRQMVLKDSTWKTKHPLFPKSA from the coding sequence ATGGTCCAAATCAAAACCACCCGATTCGGCGACATGGAAATCGACGAGGACCGGGGCTTTCGCATCGTCGGCGGCCTGCTCGGTTTTCCGAACTCCACGCGCTTCATCCTCTTCGAGCACGACGAGGAATCGCCGTTCAAGTGGTTGCAGTCGATGGACGAAGCCCATGTCGCCTTCGTGGTGACGCAGCCGCTCGTCTTTTTCCCCGACTACCGCGTGCACATCCGCAAGGAAGAACTGTCGCAGCTCGGCACCGAGGACATCAACGATGCGGAGATCATGGTCATCTGCTCGCTGCACTCGCAGATCCACGAGATGACCGCGAACCTGCAAGGGCCGATCGTCGTCAACGTCGCCAAGCGCGTCGGCCGCCAGATGGTGCTGAAGGATTCCACCTGGAAGACCAAGCACCCGCTTTTTCCCAAGTCCGCGTAA
- the csrA gene encoding carbon storage regulator CsrA, with amino-acid sequence MLVLTRKAGESITIGDEIRVFIQEVRGNQVKIGIQAPPHVSVHREEIYIRIQEENREAVQATPDMIETALVQFKKHRQE; translated from the coding sequence ATGCTCGTTTTGACCCGTAAGGCCGGAGAAAGTATTACGATCGGCGACGAGATTCGGGTCTTCATCCAGGAAGTCCGCGGCAATCAGGTCAAGATCGGCATCCAGGCGCCGCCCCACGTTTCCGTTCATCGCGAAGAAATCTACATCCGCATTCAGGAAGAGAATCGCGAGGCGGTCCAGGCGACGCCCGACATGATCGAAACCGCTTTAGTGCAGTTCAAAAAACACCGACAAGAATAA